In Trichlorobacter lovleyi, the DNA window GCTCCTGCAACGGGACTTTGTCAGCGCAGAAAGCCCGGTATTGAAGTCTGTGGCCCGCTCATTGTTGAAGAGCGAAATGGATGATTTTGACCTGACCCGCAGCAAGGTCCGGGTTCTGACACACAGCAGCCTGCTTTTCCCCGGCGTGATGAAAACAAGCGGGCTCAATGAGATTGATCAGCGCTGGACCGGCGAGATGAGACCGTTGTTGCTGGCAATCATTGAAACCGGGGGTAAGCAGAAACAGCTGACAAGCCGCTATACGCAGCTCTCAAACGACTTTGTCACCACCTTGAACACCTACCTGAACCAGCTGAGCCAGGAAAACCGGGCCGCTATTGAGCGCTTTGAACTGCTGCGCGGCCTGTTTGTGGTGCTGTTTTTTGTCAGCTTTCTGCTGATCGCCTACTTCACCCGCAGCCGCCTGATCAAGCCGTTGACAATGCTGCGTCAGGCCGCCGACCAGTTGGGGGCCGGAAACTTTTCTGCATCATTGCCCCAGGTTACCACCGTGAAAGAGGTGGATGTCCTCTATCAACGCTTTAATGAGGTGGCAGCCTCACTGCAGCAGATGATGCAGGATCTGACGGAGCGTTCGAATACCCTGATGGCCTTTAACCGCGCTTCAAACGAGATGGCGCAACTGGTCACCCTGGAACAGATCTACAGCTTTATCGCCAGCCGGGCCTCGGAAATTCTGCAGGCGGATCTGGTCTGGGTGGGACTGATTGAGAAGGGGCATCAGGAGATCGTCCCGGTGGCGACGGCCGGTGCCTGCCGTGACCTGATGACAAAGGTCCGTATTACCTGGGATGACTCAGAACTTGGCCAGGGGCCGTCCGGGAGGGCCATCCGCGGAATGCATCCGGTCAAGGCCGTGGTGGATGCGCCTGAGCTGGCACCGTGGCGGGAGCGCTTTGAAAGCATGGGGCTGACCACGCTGCTCTCAATTCCGTTGCTGGTGCGTGAAGAATGTATCGGTGTACTGACGCTGGTCAGCAGCAACAATGAACTGCATAAAAGCCATATCGTCGATATCTGCCAGGTCTACGCCAATCACGCCGCTGCGGTGATTGAAGACCTGAAGCTGACCGAGTACATCATCTTTTCACTGGCGCGGGCAGCAGAAGCCAACGACGAGGATACCGGCAATCATATCCTGCGGGTAGGAGAGTATTGCACCGTACTGGCGCAGGAGCTGGGGCTGCCGCAAGCGGTGGCGCAGGGCCTGCGCTTTCAGGCCACCCTGCATGACGTCGGCAAGATCCATATCAACCCGGCGGTACTTAAAAAGAAGGGCCCCCTGAACGACGCAGAGTGGCAGGAGATGAAACAGCATCCGCGCTGCGGTTCAAAGATCATCGGTGACCATCCCATGCTGGCCATGGCCAAAGAGATCGCACTGGCCCACCACGAACGCTGGGATGGCGGCGGCTACCCCTTTGGCCTGAAGGGGGATGAGATACCGCTCTCTGCACGGATTATGAATATTGCCGATCAGTATGATGCCTTGCGGAGTGAACGGGTCTACAAACCGGCCTTTGACCATGCAAAGACCTGTTCGATTCTGCTTGAAGGGGATGGACGGACCATGCCGGAGCATTTTGATCCAC includes these proteins:
- a CDS encoding HD domain-containing phosphohydrolase translates to MKNRSIITEHLLTSTVLLVALLLFLAIGHQLIAHIRDDGQMINLAGSLRYRTYKLLLLQRDFVSAESPVLKSVARSLLKSEMDDFDLTRSKVRVLTHSSLLFPGVMKTSGLNEIDQRWTGEMRPLLLAIIETGGKQKQLTSRYTQLSNDFVTTLNTYLNQLSQENRAAIERFELLRGLFVVLFFVSFLLIAYFTRSRLIKPLTMLRQAADQLGAGNFSASLPQVTTVKEVDVLYQRFNEVAASLQQMMQDLTERSNTLMAFNRASNEMAQLVTLEQIYSFIASRASEILQADLVWVGLIEKGHQEIVPVATAGACRDLMTKVRITWDDSELGQGPSGRAIRGMHPVKAVVDAPELAPWRERFESMGLTTLLSIPLLVREECIGVLTLVSSNNELHKSHIVDICQVYANHAAAVIEDLKLTEYIIFSLARAAEANDEDTGNHILRVGEYCTVLAQELGLPQAVAQGLRFQATLHDVGKIHINPAVLKKKGPLNDAEWQEMKQHPRCGSKIIGDHPMLAMAKEIALAHHERWDGGGYPFGLKGDEIPLSARIMNIADQYDALRSERVYKPAFDHAKTCSILLEGDGRTMPEHFDPQVLAAFKKVADQLDQIYRRLQ